From the genome of Eublepharis macularius isolate TG4126 chromosome 12, MPM_Emac_v1.0, whole genome shotgun sequence, one region includes:
- the LOC129339977 gene encoding uncharacterized protein LOC129339977: MASASTPFFFLLLLPGLSSQLQLQESGPGVVRPGGTLELTCTVTGSSVTSSYWWSWVRQTPGKGLDWMGGWAGNTYYAPAFSGRITISVDPSQTKYFLRLTSVTAADSAMYYCASDTERSHHYFEFGGTLELTCTVTGASVTSSYYWNWVRQAPGKGLVWMGYWTGWTSYAPAFRDRITISVDPSQTKYFLRLTSVTAADSAMYYCASDTDFHPSSSSRNLGQGWRDPRADLYRHWSLSYKQLLVELGPPGSRERAGLSSQLQLQESGSEVVRPGGTVELTCTVTGGSITSSYNWHWVHQNPGKGLVWMGLWTGGRVYSAPAFSGRITISVNPSQAKYFLRLTSVTAADSAMYYCARQPTVG; the protein is encoded by the exons ATGGCATCTGCCTCCACtccctttttcttcctccttctgctCCCAG GACTTTCatcccagctccagctccaggaaTCTGGGCCCGGAGTGGTGAGACCCGGCGGGACCCTCGAGCTGACCTGTACAGTCACTGGCAGCTCAGTCACAAGCAGCTACTGGTGGAGTTGGGTTCGCCAGACTCCTGGGAAAGGACTGGACTGGatggggggctgggctgggaatACATACTATGCTCCAGCTTTCAGTGGCCGAATCACCATCTCGGTGGATCCTTCGCAAACCAAGTACTTCCTGAGGCTGACCTCGGTGACGGCTGCAGATTCTGCCATGTATTACTGTGCAAGCGACACA GAACGCTCCCATCACTATTTTGAATT CGGCGGGACCCTCGAGCTGACCTGTACAGTCACTGGAGCCTCAGTCACAAGCAGCTACTATTGGAACTGGGTCCGCCAGGCTCCTGGGAAAGGGCTCGTCTGGATGGGGTACTGGACTGGTTGGACAAGCTATGCTCCAGCTTTCAGAGACCGAATCACCATCTCGGTGGATCCTTCGCAAACCAAGTACTTCCTGAGGCTGACCTCGGTGACGGCTGCAGATTCTGCCATGTATTACTGTGCAAGCGACACA GACTTTCatcccagctccagctccaggaaTCTGGGCCAGGGGTGGCGAGACCCTCGAGCTGACCTGTACCGTCACTGGAGCCTCAGTTACAAGCAGCTATTGGTGGAACTGGGTCCGCCAGGCTCCCGGGAAAGGGCTG GACTTTCatcccagctccagctccaggaaTCTGGGTCAGAAGTGGTGAGACCCGGAGGGACCGTCGAGCTGACCTGTACAGTCACCGGTGGCTCAATCACAAGCAGCTACAATTGGCACTGGGTTCACCAGAATCCTGGGAAAGGGCTGGTCTGGATGGGGCTTTGGACCGGTGGGAGAGTATATTCTGCTCCAGCTTTCAGTGGCCGAATCACCATCTCTGTGAATCCTTCGCAAGCCAAGTACTTCCTGCGGCTGACCTCGGTGACGGCTGCAGATTCTGCCATGTATTACTGTGCAAGACAACCCACAGTGGGTTAA